Proteins from a genomic interval of Deltaproteobacteria bacterium:
- a CDS encoding response regulator produces MVKVLVVDDSSMMCLLLRRILVARGYQVIEARDGATAVRHYESERPDAVVLDLNLEDISGIEVLERLRQIDGAPRVILASATSAETEATVRARCQAAGARAFLNKPFAAEQVAGAIAAVLAA; encoded by the coding sequence ATGGTGAAGGTGCTTGTGGTTGATGACTCGTCGATGATGTGCCTGCTGCTACGCCGAATACTGGTCGCGCGCGGCTACCAGGTCATTGAGGCGCGGGATGGGGCAACGGCGGTCCGGCACTACGAAAGTGAGCGCCCCGACGCGGTCGTCCTGGATCTCAACCTCGAAGACATCTCGGGCATCGAAGTGCTCGAACGATTGCGGCAGATCGACGGAGCGCCGCGGGTGATCCTAGCCTCAGCCACCTCGGCGGAGACCGAAGCCACGGTGCGCGCCCGCTGCCAAGCCGCCGGGGCGCGTGCCTTCCTCAACAAGCCTTTCGCCGCCGAGCAAGTGGCAGGCGCGATCGCGGCGGTGCTGGCGGCCTGA
- a CDS encoding chemotaxis protein CheA produces MTAMIDDPEVRDAFLDEAIDLHGRLEHCLLALEGAPENAEAVNCAFRCVHTIKGNGGMLGLTDIADFSHAFEHVLARARDRELRCSPATIAVLLEAADVLKGLLLCLRGESTSVPPARDHVLAQLGALGENPAIAAETGPQPATPVRSADRPERMRDLGSDSNSIRVPIEKADTLVNLAGELAIAQSMVVQLVTTFTADKLPQLREAVATMERNARDLQERVMGIRMVPVRNLFGRFPRLVHDLAAQCAKPVALVVHGEDTELDKSVIEKVADPLLHLIRNAIDHGIEPPAERQRRGKPAQGTLTLHAYQQGGQIYVEVADDGRGLDRERIRRTAEAAGLVRPGEALSPEEIDQLIFRPGFSTAESVTAVSGRGVGMDVVKRNIMELGGTINITTEPGAGTRFQLTLPLTLAMLDGQLLQVGAQTYVIPLVNVFESLRPAPADVTNVVGSGEMLRLRGQMIPMLRLHALFGLAPGSTDPSRGILVVARNGSTRVALLADHLLEQRQVVIKSLETNFRRVPGIGSATILGDGRVALILDVLGLMDLARATRSSVVSEGRVYAPGIMHV; encoded by the coding sequence GTGACGGCGATGATTGACGACCCGGAAGTACGCGATGCGTTTCTCGATGAAGCCATCGATCTCCATGGCCGCCTGGAGCATTGCCTGCTGGCGTTGGAAGGCGCGCCCGAGAACGCTGAGGCCGTAAACTGCGCCTTTCGCTGCGTACACACCATCAAGGGCAACGGCGGCATGCTCGGCCTGACGGACATTGCCGACTTCAGCCACGCTTTCGAACACGTACTGGCGCGCGCGCGCGACCGGGAGCTGCGCTGTTCTCCGGCCACCATCGCGGTGCTCCTGGAAGCGGCCGATGTGCTCAAAGGACTACTCCTCTGCCTGCGCGGCGAGAGCACCTCGGTGCCTCCTGCGCGTGACCACGTGCTCGCGCAACTGGGCGCCCTGGGCGAGAATCCCGCCATCGCGGCCGAGACCGGCCCCCAGCCGGCAACGCCTGTTCGGTCAGCCGATCGACCAGAGCGCATGCGCGACCTCGGCAGCGACAGCAATTCGATCCGCGTCCCGATCGAGAAGGCCGACACCTTGGTCAATCTGGCGGGGGAGCTGGCCATCGCGCAGTCGATGGTCGTGCAGCTGGTGACGACGTTCACCGCTGACAAGCTGCCGCAGCTGCGTGAAGCCGTGGCGACGATGGAGCGTAACGCCCGCGACTTGCAGGAGCGCGTCATGGGTATCCGCATGGTACCCGTGCGTAACCTCTTCGGCCGCTTCCCGCGCCTGGTCCACGATCTGGCGGCGCAGTGCGCCAAGCCGGTTGCGCTGGTCGTGCACGGAGAAGACACCGAGCTCGACAAGTCGGTGATCGAAAAGGTTGCCGATCCGCTGTTGCACCTCATTCGCAACGCCATCGATCACGGCATCGAGCCGCCGGCCGAGCGCCAACGCCGAGGCAAACCGGCGCAAGGCACGCTGACACTGCACGCTTATCAGCAGGGCGGTCAGATCTACGTCGAGGTCGCCGATGACGGGCGCGGGCTAGACCGTGAGCGCATCCGCCGCACCGCCGAGGCCGCCGGCCTGGTACGACCGGGCGAAGCCCTGAGCCCTGAGGAGATCGATCAACTGATCTTCCGGCCCGGCTTCTCCACCGCCGAGTCGGTAACCGCGGTCTCCGGACGCGGGGTGGGTATGGACGTCGTCAAGCGCAACATCATGGAACTCGGCGGCACGATCAACATCACCACCGAACCCGGTGCCGGCACCCGCTTTCAGCTCACTCTCCCGCTCACGCTGGCGATGCTGGACGGGCAGCTGCTGCAAGTCGGGGCGCAGACTTACGTGATCCCGCTGGTGAATGTGTTCGAATCGCTGCGGCCGGCGCCCGCCGACGTCACCAACGTCGTCGGTTCCGGGGAGATGCTGCGCCTGCGCGGGCAAATGATTCCGATGCTGCGCCTGCACGCTCTCTTCGGGTTGGCCCCGGGGTCCACCGACCCCAGCCGCGGCATTCTGGTGGTGGCACGCAACGGCAGCACCCGAGTGGCGTTGCTGGCGGATCATCTGCTGGAGCAGCGGCAAGTCGTCATCAAGAGCTTAGAAACCAACTTCCGGCGCGTCCCCGGAATCGGCAGCGCCACGATTCTCGGCGACGGGCGTGTCGCACTGATTCTGGACGTGCTCGGGTTGATGGACTTGGCGCGGGCGACTCGCTCATCGGTTGTGAGCGAAGGCCGCGTGTACGCCCCCGGCATCATGCACGTGTGA
- a CDS encoding chemotaxis protein CheW, whose amino-acid sequence MAELAVTASQTVQYLTFGLAEQEYGISILQVQEIKGPSAITPIPNTPAHVGGVMNLRGTIIPVINLRQKFGLPPVAVSPFTVIIVVSVGVRVMGLLVDAVSDVLSVDPGEVQPPPEVAGAGRASFVAGMIIAGEQLVTLLDIERLLDRDLAPGAHVSDGADI is encoded by the coding sequence ATGGCCGAACTCGCAGTCACTGCGTCACAGACGGTGCAGTACCTGACTTTCGGCTTGGCGGAGCAGGAGTACGGCATCAGCATTCTCCAGGTGCAGGAGATCAAAGGGCCTTCGGCGATCACGCCCATTCCCAACACCCCGGCCCATGTCGGCGGGGTGATGAATCTGCGCGGCACCATCATCCCGGTGATCAATCTGCGGCAGAAGTTCGGCCTGCCGCCTGTGGCCGTCAGCCCGTTTACCGTCATCATCGTCGTTAGTGTCGGTGTCCGGGTGATGGGCCTGCTCGTGGATGCGGTCTCGGATGTCCTGTCAGTCGACCCCGGTGAGGTACAACCGCCGCCAGAGGTGGCGGGCGCGGGCAGAGCATCGTTTGTCGCCGGTATGATCATCGCGGGCGAGCAGCTGGTCACGCTTCTCGACATCGAGCGGCTGCTGGATCGAGATCTCGCTCCCGGGGCGCACGTATCCGATGGTGCAGATATCTAA
- a CDS encoding methyl-accepting chemotaxis protein has product MRVRLGLLVGSFLVGFLGFAGLAIHALHTTKVNGPIYQEIMLADDLVRDVLPPPLNALEAYLLVFEMLDEPDRARLERLIEHSKAQRAQFEERHAYYERTLPEGKLKEVLIQRAYTPAKEFFALRDNEFIPAVNAANLAEATRLISGPLRAKYLEHEAAMDEVVRLAQQWRDLQETHAGELIRDRQQVLLLIGIAILALALGLASVIARGVTRALRQTVGIAGSVASASQQLAAATEQLSSGCQEQASSLEETAASLEQITSTVKQNAEHALQVTHLATTAREGAERGGAVVTAAVTSMKELATTSTRIAEIINVVDEIAFQTNLLALNAAVEAARAGEYGRGFAVVATEVRNLAQRSSQAAKEIKGLINESVRKVDAGSELVSKTGATFDEIVASVRKVTDLIRDISASAQEQAAGISEVNTAVTHMDQVVQSTAAQTEELSATAQSLAGQARALEEVMRQFRVTANLAGAPEVPAGGGSHPAVLAPHDVHAPSATAWKAWVPRAHGNGQLPYPEAREF; this is encoded by the coding sequence ATGAGGGTCCGATTGGGCTTGCTGGTCGGCAGCTTCCTGGTGGGATTCCTCGGCTTCGCCGGCTTGGCGATTCACGCGCTGCACACGACCAAGGTAAATGGTCCCATTTACCAGGAGATCATGCTGGCGGACGATCTCGTGAGGGACGTGTTGCCGCCGCCGTTGAACGCCCTGGAGGCGTACTTACTCGTGTTCGAGATGCTCGACGAACCGGATCGCGCCCGCCTGGAACGGCTGATCGAGCACAGCAAGGCGCAGCGCGCGCAGTTCGAAGAGCGCCATGCGTACTATGAGCGGACCCTACCCGAGGGCAAGCTGAAAGAGGTCCTCATTCAGCGCGCCTACACACCAGCAAAGGAATTCTTCGCGCTGCGCGACAACGAGTTTATTCCCGCCGTGAACGCGGCGAATCTAGCAGAAGCCACCAGGCTGATCTCCGGCCCCCTGCGCGCCAAGTACTTGGAGCACGAAGCGGCGATGGACGAGGTCGTGCGCCTGGCGCAGCAGTGGCGCGATTTGCAAGAGACCCATGCCGGCGAACTCATTCGCGACCGCCAGCAAGTGCTGCTGCTCATCGGGATCGCCATCCTCGCGCTGGCGCTCGGGCTCGCTTCTGTCATCGCCCGCGGCGTCACGCGAGCGTTGCGGCAGACCGTGGGCATCGCCGGCTCGGTCGCCAGTGCCTCGCAGCAGCTGGCGGCGGCTACTGAGCAGCTCTCCAGCGGGTGCCAGGAGCAAGCCTCCAGCCTGGAAGAGACCGCGGCGTCGCTGGAGCAAATCACCAGCACGGTGAAGCAAAACGCCGAGCACGCCCTGCAGGTGACCCACCTGGCCACCACCGCCCGTGAAGGCGCCGAGCGTGGCGGCGCGGTAGTAACCGCCGCAGTCACGTCGATGAAGGAGTTGGCCACTACCTCTACGCGCATCGCCGAGATCATCAATGTCGTCGACGAGATCGCTTTTCAGACCAACCTGCTCGCCCTCAACGCCGCGGTAGAAGCCGCGCGTGCCGGCGAATACGGCCGTGGCTTCGCCGTGGTGGCCACTGAAGTGCGCAATCTGGCGCAGCGCAGCTCGCAGGCAGCCAAGGAAATCAAAGGGCTGATCAACGAATCGGTCCGCAAGGTGGACGCCGGCTCGGAGCTGGTGTCTAAGACCGGCGCGACCTTCGACGAGATCGTGGCCTCGGTGCGCAAGGTCACCGACCTCATTCGCGACATCTCCGCCTCCGCCCAGGAACAGGCGGCGGGGATCTCCGAGGTCAACACCGCCGTGACGCATATGGATCAGGTGGTCCAGTCCACTGCCGCGCAGACCGAGGAGTTGTCTGCGACCGCGCAATCTCTCGCCGGCCAGGCACGGGCGCTGGAAGAAGTGATGCGGCAATTCCGGGTAACGGCTAACCTCGCCGGTGCGCCGGAGGTACCGGCGGGCGGCGGCTCCCATCCGGCCGTCCTCGCCCCCCACGACGTGCATGCTCCCAGTGCTACCGCTTGGAAGGCGTGGGTACCGCGCGCCCACGGCAACGGCCAGTTGCCGTATCCCGAGGCGCGGGAGTTCTAG
- a CDS encoding amidase encodes MRDELATLDATAQADLVRRGQLTPRELVDAAIARIERVNPKLNAVITPLFDKARAQAVAALPEGPFRGVPFLLKDLVCQSAGDPYHAGMQLLRERRWVATHDSYLAAKFRAAGFVFVGRTNVPELGPMPTTEPRAFGPTHNPWDITRSPGGSSGGSAAAVAAGMVPAAHGNDGGGSIRIPASACGLVGLKPSRGRVSLGPDAGETWAGCVIEHAISRSVRDTAAILDAVSGAMPGDPYTAPPPPRPFRDEVGAPAGRLRIGLMTSSPVDTVPVHADCVAAANSAARLLESLGHVVEDAYPRALADPDFMTHFSSVVTSWTARDLAYWSEQLGRPIGATDVEPNSWGLAEMGRAVSALQYVRAVEWMHGFTRRIAGWWSEGFDLLLTPTMATPPVKLGELSSTAEDPLRGLFRSTPCTVFTAAFNVTGQPAISLPLHWSADGLPIGVQLAAAYGREDLLIRVAAQLEQARPWAGRRPPVHALAQ; translated from the coding sequence ATGAGAGACGAACTTGCCACCTTGGATGCCACGGCCCAAGCCGACCTGGTGCGGCGCGGTCAACTGACGCCGCGCGAGCTGGTCGATGCTGCCATTGCCCGCATCGAGCGGGTCAACCCCAAGCTCAACGCGGTGATCACCCCGCTCTTCGACAAGGCGCGGGCGCAGGCTGTCGCAGCGTTGCCGGAGGGGCCGTTTCGCGGGGTGCCGTTCTTGCTGAAGGACCTGGTTTGCCAGTCGGCCGGCGACCCCTATCATGCCGGCATGCAGCTGCTGCGCGAGCGCCGTTGGGTGGCGACGCACGACAGCTATCTGGCAGCCAAGTTCCGCGCGGCGGGTTTTGTGTTCGTAGGCAGGACCAACGTGCCCGAGCTGGGTCCGATGCCGACCACCGAGCCGCGCGCCTTTGGCCCAACTCACAATCCGTGGGACATTACGCGCTCGCCCGGCGGCTCCAGCGGCGGTTCGGCGGCCGCAGTGGCGGCGGGCATGGTGCCGGCGGCGCACGGCAATGACGGCGGCGGCTCGATCCGCATCCCGGCCAGCGCCTGTGGCCTGGTGGGCTTGAAGCCCTCGCGCGGGCGGGTCTCGCTCGGCCCCGATGCCGGGGAGACTTGGGCCGGCTGCGTTATCGAGCACGCCATCAGCCGCTCGGTGCGCGACACCGCAGCTATTCTTGACGCCGTCTCGGGAGCAATGCCGGGTGACCCGTACACCGCACCGCCACCGCCGCGGCCGTTTCGCGACGAGGTCGGCGCGCCGGCAGGCCGCTTGCGCATCGGCCTGATGACCAGCTCACCGGTCGACACCGTGCCGGTGCACGCTGACTGCGTGGCCGCGGCCAACAGCGCCGCGCGCCTGCTGGAGTCGCTCGGCCACGTAGTCGAGGATGCCTATCCACGCGCGCTCGCGGACCCCGACTTCATGACGCACTTCTCCAGCGTCGTAACCAGTTGGACGGCCCGTGACCTGGCGTACTGGAGCGAGCAGCTCGGCCGCCCGATCGGTGCGACCGACGTCGAACCCAACAGCTGGGGGCTGGCGGAGATGGGCCGAGCGGTGTCGGCGCTGCAATATGTCCGCGCGGTGGAATGGATGCACGGCTTCACCCGTCGTATCGCCGGCTGGTGGAGCGAGGGGTTCGATCTCCTGCTGACACCGACGATGGCAACACCGCCGGTGAAGCTCGGCGAGCTGAGCTCGACAGCGGAAGATCCGCTGCGCGGCTTGTTCCGCAGCACACCGTGCACGGTGTTTACCGCCGCCTTCAACGTCACTGGCCAGCCGGCAATCTCGCTACCGCTGCATTGGAGCGCGGACGGGTTGCCCATCGGCGTGCAACTGGCGGCCGCCTATGGGCGAGAGGACTTGCTCATTCGCGTCGCGGCACAACTGGAGCAAGCGCGCCCATGGGCCGGCCGACGCCCGCCGGTGCACGCCCTGGCGCAATGA
- a CDS encoding chemotaxis response regulator protein-glutamate methylesterase — MAGAIRVLVVDDSAFARQLLSRLLSTDPAIAVVGVAADVSNAWRKIAALQPDVITLDVSMPDVDGLTFLAELMRRHPLPVVMVSALTEHGCATTLRALELGAIDFVTKPRLDSDGRLEAIAAELVQKVKVAAQARMVPPGGGRAPAAPWRRLGQIAPKAVVAIGASTGGPAAVAAVLAALPADAPGIVIVQHMPERFTGPFAERLDQCCALAVKQANDGDLVHAGRVLLAPGDAQVELVRDGPQYHVRVFHGPRVSGHRPSVDVLFHSVARCAGPNALGVLMTGMGADGAVGLLAMHRAGARTLAQDQATAAIYGMPREAVALGAADASVALDRIAPEIIAWAVRVAGRSPGVAMAAPVAARR; from the coding sequence ATGGCGGGAGCGATCCGGGTGCTCGTCGTCGACGACTCTGCCTTTGCGCGCCAGCTGTTGTCGCGCCTGTTGTCCACTGATCCGGCGATTGCGGTGGTGGGAGTCGCCGCAGATGTTTCCAATGCGTGGCGCAAGATCGCGGCGCTGCAGCCCGATGTCATCACTCTCGATGTGTCGATGCCCGACGTCGACGGCCTGACCTTCCTCGCCGAACTCATGCGCCGGCATCCGCTGCCGGTGGTGATGGTGTCGGCACTGACCGAGCACGGCTGCGCCACCACGTTACGGGCGCTGGAGTTGGGCGCTATCGACTTCGTCACTAAGCCGCGGCTCGATTCAGACGGGCGGCTGGAGGCGATCGCCGCAGAGCTGGTGCAGAAGGTCAAGGTGGCGGCGCAGGCGCGTATGGTACCGCCAGGGGGCGGCCGCGCCCCGGCAGCGCCGTGGCGTCGGCTCGGACAAATCGCCCCGAAAGCGGTCGTGGCCATCGGTGCCTCGACCGGCGGCCCGGCGGCCGTGGCGGCGGTCTTGGCGGCTTTGCCGGCAGATGCCCCCGGCATTGTGATTGTTCAACACATGCCGGAACGCTTCACCGGGCCATTTGCCGAACGGCTCGATCAGTGCTGCGCGCTGGCGGTGAAGCAAGCCAACGACGGCGACCTGGTACACGCCGGCCGTGTGCTGCTCGCACCTGGCGATGCCCAAGTTGAATTGGTACGCGACGGCCCGCAGTACCACGTCCGCGTGTTCCACGGGCCGCGTGTCAGTGGCCATCGCCCATCGGTGGATGTGCTGTTCCACTCCGTAGCGCGCTGCGCCGGGCCCAATGCGCTCGGCGTGCTGATGACCGGTATGGGCGCTGACGGAGCCGTGGGCTTGCTCGCCATGCACCGGGCGGGGGCCCGCACGCTCGCGCAAGACCAGGCCACCGCGGCGATTTACGGCATGCCGCGGGAGGCAGTGGCGTTGGGTGCGGCCGACGCCAGTGTCGCTTTGGACCGTATCGCCCCCGAGATCATCGCCTGGGCGGTGCGCGTTGCCGGACGCTCGCCGGGGGTGGCCATGGCGGCGCCGGTAGCGGCCCGCAGATGA
- a CDS encoding protein-glutamate O-methyltransferase CheR, with product MDLPALEDREFGWLRQLVVTHTGIALSASKRSLLQTRLSKRLRHLGLHSYGEYCEYLTRYDPEGVERTAFINAVTTKVTAFFRELHHFTYLKDVWLPAWFAQARGNGTRCLRIWSAGCATGQEPYSIAMTILESLPAGQRWDIRIFASDIDSDALEQAQSGHYSRAEVARLPAFLRRRYFTGSGRGLVRLSARVRELVGFANVNLLDQAWPLPGQVDAIFCRNVLIYFDRPTKGRIVQGFESRLREHGLLLLGHSEGLLGLGAGFRVVGPTMYQRRSGAAHHVQTAAS from the coding sequence GTGGATCTGCCGGCGCTCGAGGACCGGGAGTTCGGCTGGTTGCGCCAGCTGGTCGTCACCCACACCGGCATCGCGCTGAGCGCGAGCAAGCGCTCGTTGCTGCAAACGCGACTGAGCAAGCGGTTGCGGCATCTCGGCCTGCACAGCTACGGCGAATATTGCGAGTATCTGACGCGCTACGACCCCGAGGGCGTCGAGCGCACCGCTTTCATCAACGCGGTGACCACCAAGGTGACCGCCTTCTTCCGCGAGCTGCACCACTTCACGTACCTCAAGGATGTGTGGCTGCCGGCGTGGTTCGCGCAAGCGCGCGGCAACGGCACGCGCTGCCTACGCATCTGGAGCGCGGGCTGCGCCACCGGCCAGGAGCCGTACTCGATCGCGATGACGATCCTGGAGAGCCTGCCAGCCGGACAGCGGTGGGACATCCGCATCTTCGCTTCGGACATCGACAGCGACGCCCTCGAACAAGCGCAGTCGGGCCACTATTCTCGCGCCGAGGTGGCGCGGTTGCCGGCGTTCCTGCGCCGCCGCTATTTCACGGGCAGCGGTCGCGGTCTAGTACGCCTCAGCGCCCGTGTGCGCGAACTCGTCGGCTTCGCCAACGTCAACCTGCTCGATCAAGCGTGGCCGCTACCGGGGCAAGTCGATGCCATCTTCTGTCGCAACGTGTTGATCTACTTCGACCGGCCCACCAAGGGCCGCATCGTGCAAGGCTTCGAGTCCAGGTTGCGCGAGCACGGGCTGCTGTTGCTCGGGCACTCGGAAGGGTTGCTGGGGCTGGGCGCCGGTTTCCGCGTCGTCGGCCCGACGATGTACCAGCGCCGGAGCGGCGCTGCTCACCATGTCCAAACTGCGGCGTCCTGA
- a CDS encoding aspartate aminotransferase family protein encodes MKTRDADWHGGRTWSLVYPAGDDVDEVLREANNLYLFENALNPFRFPSLRQMQADIVAMTTDLLHGGEDATGAMTSGGTESILMAVKTARDRAHAERGITAPEMVIPRSAHPAFAKAGKYLCVEMKPVPLRDDLRADVAAAAKLITGNTVLMVGSAPCYPHGVIDPIAELARLAAEHNISFHTDACVGGFLLPFIERLGYPVPPWDFRVPGVTTISADVHKYGYCTKGASVIAHRSQATIQYQMFMYDDWPGGLYGSAAFAGTRPAAPIAAAWAVMNYLGEAGYLRLQSLVMETAQRLRAGIEAIGPLKIWGQPDTSLMAFGSDEIDIMAVGDAMDDKGWHLDRQENPHALHMMVTPNHAKIVEGFLTDLREAVSRHGPARGVAARYS; translated from the coding sequence ATGAAGACCCGCGATGCCGACTGGCATGGTGGGCGGACTTGGAGCCTGGTCTACCCGGCGGGCGATGACGTCGATGAGGTGCTGCGCGAGGCCAATAATCTCTACCTGTTCGAGAATGCCCTCAACCCCTTCCGCTTCCCCAGCCTGCGCCAGATGCAGGCGGATATTGTCGCCATGACCACCGATCTCTTGCACGGCGGCGAGGACGCGACCGGGGCGATGACCTCGGGCGGTACCGAGAGCATCCTGATGGCGGTCAAGACGGCGCGTGACCGCGCGCATGCGGAGCGGGGGATTACGGCGCCGGAAATGGTGATCCCGCGCTCGGCGCATCCCGCGTTTGCGAAGGCCGGCAAGTATCTCTGCGTCGAGATGAAGCCGGTGCCCCTGCGTGATGATCTGCGGGCTGACGTTGCGGCGGCGGCGAAGCTGATCACCGGCAACACCGTACTGATGGTGGGCTCGGCGCCGTGTTATCCGCACGGCGTCATCGACCCGATCGCCGAGCTGGCACGGCTGGCAGCCGAGCACAACATTTCGTTCCACACCGACGCTTGCGTCGGCGGCTTCCTGCTGCCGTTCATCGAGCGGCTCGGCTATCCGGTGCCACCGTGGGATTTTCGCGTGCCGGGCGTGACCACGATTTCGGCGGACGTGCACAAATACGGCTATTGCACCAAGGGCGCCTCGGTGATCGCCCATCGCAGCCAGGCGACGATTCAATACCAGATGTTCATGTACGATGACTGGCCCGGCGGGCTGTACGGCTCGGCGGCGTTTGCCGGCACCCGTCCGGCGGCGCCGATCGCGGCGGCCTGGGCGGTAATGAACTACCTCGGCGAGGCCGGCTATTTACGATTGCAGTCGCTCGTCATGGAGACGGCGCAGCGGCTGCGTGCTGGGATCGAGGCCATCGGGCCGTTGAAGATCTGGGGCCAGCCCGACACCAGCTTGATGGCGTTCGGTTCCGACGAAATCGACATCATGGCCGTGGGTGACGCAATGGACGACAAGGGTTGGCATCTCGATCGCCAGGAAAATCCCCACGCCTTGCACATGATGGTGACGCCGAATCACGCCAAGATAGTGGAGGGCTTCCTCACTGATCTGCGGGAAGCCGTTTCCCGGCACGGCCCCGCCCGCGGGGTGGCGGCGCGCTACAGCTAG
- a CDS encoding chemotaxis protein CheD, with translation MSKLRRPEIDLHVGEVRASREAVVLRTVLGSCVAVCLYDARAGIGGMNHFALPACGSASSGSARFGSDAMPQLLAALAALGADCGRVVAKLFGGAQLLELPLRNDIARRNISYALHFLAAAKIIVVASDCGGHYARHLRFEPDTGRARVARVNPERAAHWPPAAASLRDGG, from the coding sequence ATGTCCAAACTGCGGCGTCCTGAGATCGACTTGCACGTGGGCGAGGTGCGGGCGAGCCGTGAGGCGGTGGTGCTGCGCACCGTGCTGGGTTCCTGCGTGGCGGTGTGTCTTTACGACGCGAGGGCGGGTATCGGCGGCATGAATCACTTCGCATTGCCGGCATGCGGCAGCGCTAGCAGCGGATCGGCGCGCTTCGGCAGCGACGCCATGCCCCAGCTGCTGGCGGCGTTGGCGGCCTTGGGCGCCGACTGCGGCCGGGTGGTGGCCAAGCTCTTCGGCGGCGCCCAACTGCTGGAGCTGCCGCTGCGCAACGACATCGCCCGGCGCAACATCAGCTACGCCCTGCACTTTCTGGCGGCGGCCAAGATCATCGTGGTCGCCAGCGATTGCGGCGGCCACTATGCGCGCCACCTGCGTTTCGAGCCCGATACCGGGCGGGCTCGCGTAGCCCGCGTCAACCCAGAGCGAGCGGCGCATTGGCCTCCTGCCGCCGCGTCGCTGCGCGACGGAGGTTGA